The proteins below come from a single Serratia ficaria genomic window:
- the bcsB gene encoding cellulose biosynthesis cyclic di-GMP-binding regulatory protein BcsB — protein MTRKITWFTALALGISTLSQAETAAAPVAAPADAAVTAPLGISAPQDPNAPVRDVQLPFAQIAPPPGTFTLRGTRPDGQIEFGVRSDEVVSQALLDLEFTPSPALIPVESHVKVYLNDELMGVTTLAKEQLGKPNRIQIPIDPRYITDFNRVRLVFVGHYQNICENPASTVLWLDVSKSSALKLRFQTLPVKNELSHFPEPFFDSRDNRPLTLPMVFAGQPDLTQQRAAGMLASWFGSKAQWRGQSFPTLYNKLPEQHAIVFATNRQRPDFLRDYPPVDGPTVEMISHPDNPYIKLLLVQGRDDDDLVTAVKGIAQGNILFRGQNVTVDKVEQLAPRQPYDAPNWVRTDRPMTFAELQQYAEQLQTSGIEPSPISLTMNLPPDLFLIRSAGIDMHLKYRYTAPRIQDGSRLSVSLNNQFVQAYSLVPEHEQGAQLLRLPLTQGLLDSDKNVNIPALRLGATNQLRFDFDYTTLLASGAEGRCETYSFTQNHAVIDGASTIDFSGYRHFMAMPDLRAFANAGFPFSRLADLSQTLVLVNQKPQPAQVSALLNALGVIGAQTGYPALAMTLSDDWSQARERDADILMVGTIPPELRDDQKISLLVDATQSWVKQPTRQPALPSMEVLADDARPDSKTTVSSEGAMSAIIGVQSPFNDQRSIVALLADSPRGYELLNNALLDSGKRAAVFGSVAVIRESGVNSLRVGDIYYVGHLPWWERIWHALSTHPVLLAAIAAILVVILALMLWRGLKAFSRRRLAPEDRD, from the coding sequence ATGACGAGAAAAATAACCTGGTTTACCGCTCTGGCCTTAGGCATCAGTACCTTGTCGCAGGCCGAAACCGCCGCCGCGCCGGTCGCCGCACCCGCCGATGCGGCGGTCACCGCGCCGCTGGGCATCAGCGCGCCGCAGGATCCGAACGCGCCGGTGCGCGACGTGCAGCTGCCGTTTGCGCAGATTGCGCCGCCGCCGGGCACCTTTACCCTGCGCGGCACCCGGCCGGACGGGCAGATAGAATTCGGCGTGCGCAGCGACGAGGTGGTGTCGCAGGCGCTGCTCGATCTGGAGTTTACGCCGTCGCCGGCGCTGATCCCGGTCGAATCCCACGTCAAGGTGTACCTGAACGATGAGCTGATGGGGGTGACCACCCTCGCCAAAGAGCAGTTGGGTAAACCCAATCGCATCCAGATACCGATCGATCCGCGCTACATCACCGATTTTAACCGCGTGCGGCTGGTGTTCGTCGGCCACTATCAAAATATCTGCGAAAACCCGGCCAGCACCGTGCTGTGGCTGGACGTCAGCAAGTCCAGCGCATTGAAGCTGCGCTTCCAGACGCTGCCGGTGAAGAATGAACTTTCGCACTTCCCCGAGCCGTTTTTCGACAGCCGCGACAACCGGCCGTTGACGCTGCCGATGGTGTTCGCCGGCCAGCCGGATCTCACCCAGCAGCGCGCGGCGGGCATGCTGGCTTCCTGGTTCGGCAGCAAGGCGCAGTGGCGCGGCCAGTCATTCCCGACGCTGTACAACAAGCTGCCCGAGCAGCACGCCATCGTATTCGCCACCAATCGGCAGCGCCCGGATTTCCTGCGCGACTACCCGCCGGTCGACGGGCCGACGGTGGAGATGATCAGCCACCCGGATAACCCGTACATCAAGCTGCTGCTGGTGCAGGGCCGCGATGACGACGATTTGGTCACCGCGGTGAAAGGCATCGCGCAGGGCAACATCCTGTTCCGCGGCCAGAATGTCACGGTGGACAAGGTGGAGCAGCTGGCGCCGCGCCAACCGTATGACGCGCCGAACTGGGTGCGCACCGATCGGCCGATGACCTTCGCCGAGCTGCAGCAATATGCCGAACAGCTGCAGACCAGCGGCATTGAGCCTAGCCCGATCTCGTTGACCATGAACCTGCCGCCGGACCTGTTCCTGATCCGCAGCGCCGGCATCGACATGCACCTGAAATACCGCTACACCGCGCCGCGCATTCAGGACGGTTCGCGTCTGAGCGTGAGCCTGAACAACCAGTTCGTGCAGGCCTACTCGCTGGTGCCGGAACACGAACAGGGTGCGCAACTGCTGCGCTTGCCGCTGACCCAGGGGCTGCTCGACTCCGACAAGAACGTCAATATCCCGGCGTTGCGGCTGGGGGCCACCAACCAGCTGCGTTTCGACTTCGATTACACCACGCTGCTGGCCAGCGGCGCCGAGGGGCGCTGTGAAACCTATTCCTTCACCCAGAACCATGCGGTGATCGACGGCGCGTCGACCATCGATTTCTCCGGTTACCGTCACTTCATGGCGATGCCGGATCTGCGCGCCTTCGCCAACGCCGGCTTCCCGTTCAGCCGCCTGGCGGACCTGTCGCAAACGCTGGTGCTGGTGAATCAGAAGCCGCAGCCGGCGCAGGTTAGCGCGTTGCTGAATGCGCTGGGGGTGATCGGCGCCCAGACCGGTTACCCGGCGCTGGCGATGACGCTGAGCGACGACTGGTCGCAGGCCCGGGAGCGCGACGCCGATATTCTGATGGTCGGCACCATCCCGCCGGAGCTGCGTGACGACCAGAAAATCAGCCTGTTGGTGGACGCTACCCAGAGCTGGGTGAAACAACCCACCCGCCAACCGGCGTTGCCGAGCATGGAGGTGCTGGCGGATGACGCCCGGCCGGACAGCAAAACCACCGTCAGCTCCGAAGGCGCGATGTCGGCGATCATCGGCGTGCAGTCGCCGTTTAACGATCAGCGCAGCATAGTGGCGCTGCTGGCCGACAGCCCGCGCGGTTATGAATTGCTGAACAATGCCCTGCTGGACAGCGGCAAGCGCGCCGCGGTGTTCGGCTCGGTGGCGGTGATCCGCGAATCGGGGGTCAACAGCCTGCGGGTCGGCGATATTTACTACGTCGGCCATTTGCCGTGGTGGGAACGCATCTGGCATGCGCTGTCCACTCATCCGGTGCTGCTGGCGGCGATCGCGGCGATCCTGGTGGTGATCCTGGCGCTGATGCTGTGGCGCGGTCTGAAAGCCTTCAGCCGTCGTCGTCTGGCGCCTGAAGACCGGGATTGA
- the bcsR gene encoding cellulose biosynthesis protein BcsR, giving the protein MNNSLTHFHAVAPPETQDDLLALGQAFSLPKLSYVDISRQERLSQMMTRWPLLAELAQTTGSR; this is encoded by the coding sequence ATGAATAATTCGCTGACGCACTTTCACGCAGTGGCACCGCCGGAAACTCAGGACGATCTATTGGCCCTCGGTCAGGCTTTTTCCTTACCCAAATTAAGCTACGTCGATATTTCGCGTCAGGAGCGTTTGTCGCAAATGATGACGCGCTGGCCGCTGTTGGCCGAATTGGCCCAGACCACGGGGAGCCGCTGA
- the bcsE gene encoding cellulose biosynthesis protein BcsE produces MAQSFSLGIRQIWEELSVMQSPGLYWVNIDRQTDAGLLCQQTLAAQAATSKAALICSGEKPDRLLAELASPALKKLPLYQLPEKKAALMHLSDDLMRALKPRNRLLILLAHASLWQTFTTEELRDWSRAIAGWLRRQGCTLLILSHGSGVNKLKGQLSAQHRILNGLSSLQWQQDSAQYLVNWWSTENGINANQLLTLYAGERGWQGDEDGKKPSPTAIRSDEGHYLAERSILEGAPPLSANWQLLDSNAQLAQHGMLTLSATLIFALYQSDQIDALAHQIHGLRRSRGSGLKIAVREMSASLRYSDERLLLACGANLIVPHVAPLSRFLTMLEGIQGQRFARHVPADIDVLLAGLRPLQLKGYMRPHDFSQAVSSLMGNTLLPEDGKGVMVALRPAPGLRAEQAMTLCHLRRFGDVMTVVQGRLVLFLSTCRINDLDTALKFIFRLPVDEAFSNRVVWHQDVDIISEIKRMAHGGGPAPATEAVVAAPRQKAAAAEDAPERRQPVAFTLATGAQEEKHAEP; encoded by the coding sequence ATGGCGCAATCTTTTTCTTTAGGCATTCGGCAGATTTGGGAAGAGCTGTCTGTTATGCAGTCCCCGGGCCTTTATTGGGTCAATATCGACCGGCAAACCGACGCCGGTCTGCTCTGTCAGCAAACCCTGGCCGCCCAGGCCGCCACCAGCAAGGCCGCGCTGATTTGCAGCGGCGAGAAGCCCGACCGGCTGCTGGCTGAGCTCGCCTCTCCCGCCCTGAAAAAGCTGCCGCTCTACCAACTGCCGGAGAAAAAGGCCGCGCTGATGCACCTCAGCGACGACCTGATGCGCGCGCTGAAACCACGCAACCGCCTGTTAATCCTGCTGGCCCACGCCAGCCTGTGGCAAACCTTCACCACCGAAGAGCTGCGCGACTGGTCGCGCGCCATCGCCGGCTGGCTGCGGCGGCAAGGCTGCACGCTGCTGATCCTCAGCCACGGCAGCGGCGTCAATAAACTCAAAGGGCAGCTCAGCGCCCAGCACCGCATACTGAACGGCCTGTCCAGCCTGCAGTGGCAGCAGGACAGCGCCCAGTATCTGGTGAACTGGTGGAGCACCGAAAACGGCATCAACGCCAACCAGCTGCTGACGCTGTATGCCGGCGAGCGCGGCTGGCAGGGCGATGAGGACGGCAAAAAGCCCTCGCCCACCGCCATCCGCAGCGATGAAGGCCACTATCTGGCCGAACGCAGCATTCTGGAGGGCGCGCCGCCGCTGTCGGCCAACTGGCAGCTGCTGGACAGCAACGCCCAGCTGGCGCAGCACGGCATGCTGACGCTGTCGGCGACGCTGATTTTCGCGCTGTACCAGAGCGATCAGATCGACGCACTGGCGCACCAAATTCACGGCCTGCGCCGCAGCCGCGGCAGCGGCCTGAAAATCGCGGTGCGCGAAATGAGCGCCAGCCTGCGTTACAGCGACGAACGCCTGCTGCTGGCCTGCGGCGCCAACCTGATCGTGCCGCACGTCGCGCCGCTGTCCCGCTTCCTGACCATGCTCGAAGGCATTCAGGGGCAACGCTTCGCGCGCCACGTTCCCGCCGACATCGACGTCCTGCTGGCCGGCCTGCGCCCGCTGCAGCTGAAAGGCTATATGCGGCCGCACGACTTCAGCCAGGCGGTGAGCTCGCTGATGGGCAATACGCTGCTGCCGGAAGACGGCAAAGGGGTGATGGTCGCGCTGCGCCCGGCGCCGGGGCTGCGCGCCGAACAGGCGATGACCCTGTGCCATCTGCGGCGCTTCGGCGACGTGATGACCGTGGTGCAGGGCAGGCTGGTGCTGTTCCTCTCCACCTGCCGGATCAACGATCTGGATACCGCGCTGAAGTTCATCTTCCGCCTGCCGGTGGACGAAGCCTTCAGCAACCGGGTGGTGTGGCATCAGGATGTCGACATTATCTCGGAAATCAAACGCATGGCGCACGGCGGCGGGCCAGCCCCGGCGACGGAAGCCGTCGTCGCCGCGCCGCGCCAGAAGGCGGCCGCCGCCGAAGACGCGCCGGAGCGGCGCCAACCGGTCGCCTTCACGCTGGCGACCGGCGCACAGGAGGAAAAACATGCTGAACCTTAA
- the bcsZ gene encoding cellulose synthase complex periplasmic endoglucanase BcsZ, whose amino-acid sequence MSAMLQRLSLSMLLLCAFGAAAACEWPGWQEYKQFYISEQGRVIDPSSPNKITTSEGQSYGLFFALVANDRPTFDRLLSWTENNLAAGDLSARLPAWLWGEADDKQWKVLDANSASDADLWIAYNLLEAGRLWQSRRYQTLGTLLLQRIGREEVADIPGLGLMLLPGKVGFAAEDRWRLNPSYLPPQLLARFAALNGPWRAMRQTNQRLWLETAPHGFSPDWAVWQVGKGWQPDTVKPNVGSYDAIRVYLWAGMLADDDDHKAALLKRFQPMAQLTAQRGVPPEKTDTASGKTTGDGPVGFAASMLPMLAAQPEALAAQRQRISDRPPGDDAYFSASLTLFGQGWDQQRYRFNRQGELQPSWDGQCATSK is encoded by the coding sequence GTGAGCGCGATGCTGCAACGCCTGTCGCTGAGCATGCTGCTGCTGTGCGCCTTCGGCGCGGCGGCGGCCTGCGAGTGGCCGGGCTGGCAAGAGTACAAGCAGTTTTATATCAGCGAACAGGGGCGGGTGATCGATCCGAGCAGCCCCAATAAAATCACCACCTCGGAAGGCCAGAGCTACGGCCTGTTTTTCGCGCTGGTGGCCAACGATCGGCCGACCTTCGATCGGCTGTTGAGCTGGACGGAGAACAACCTGGCGGCGGGCGATCTCAGCGCCCGTTTGCCCGCCTGGCTATGGGGCGAGGCCGACGACAAGCAGTGGAAGGTGCTGGACGCCAACTCGGCGTCGGACGCCGATCTGTGGATCGCCTATAACCTGCTCGAGGCCGGCCGCCTGTGGCAGAGCCGGCGTTACCAAACGCTGGGCACCCTGCTGCTGCAGCGCATCGGCCGCGAGGAAGTGGCCGATATTCCGGGGCTGGGGCTGATGCTGCTGCCGGGCAAGGTGGGGTTTGCGGCGGAAGATCGCTGGCGGTTGAACCCAAGCTACCTGCCGCCGCAGCTGCTGGCGCGCTTCGCCGCGCTGAACGGCCCGTGGCGGGCGATGCGCCAGACCAATCAGCGGCTGTGGCTGGAAACCGCGCCGCACGGCTTCTCGCCGGACTGGGCGGTATGGCAGGTCGGCAAAGGCTGGCAGCCGGATACCGTCAAACCCAACGTCGGCAGCTATGACGCCATTCGGGTTTATCTGTGGGCCGGCATGCTGGCGGACGACGATGACCACAAGGCGGCGCTGCTCAAACGGTTCCAACCGATGGCGCAGCTGACCGCGCAGCGGGGCGTTCCGCCGGAAAAAACCGATACCGCCAGCGGCAAAACCACCGGCGATGGCCCGGTGGGCTTCGCCGCCTCGATGCTGCCGATGCTGGCCGCGCAGCCCGAGGCGCTGGCGGCGCAGCGCCAACGCATCAGCGATCGCCCGCCGGGCGACGACGCCTATTTCAGCGCCTCGCTGACGCTGTTCGGTCAGGGATGGGATCAACAACGTTATCGTTTTAATCGTCAGGGTGAACTTCAACCCTCCTGGGACGGCCAATGCGCAACTTCAAAATAA
- the bcsF gene encoding cellulose biosynthesis protein BcsF translates to MLNLNDIVQLIVLCALVFIPLGYAFHRRFPHWRQYWQNLLLSPRYLKSAGLWVREGSSSQIKSKKQP, encoded by the coding sequence ATGCTGAACCTTAACGACATCGTGCAGCTGATCGTCCTGTGCGCCCTGGTGTTCATCCCGCTGGGCTACGCCTTTCACCGGCGTTTCCCGCACTGGCGGCAATACTGGCAAAACCTGTTGTTATCACCGCGCTATTTAAAATCTGCCGGGTTATGGGTGCGCGAAGGATCTTCATCTCAGATAAAAAGTAAGAAGCAGCCATGA
- the bcsQ gene encoding cellulose biosynthesis protein BcsQ — protein sequence MPVIALQGVRGGMGTTSVTAALAWALRQLGESVLAIDFSPDNLLRLHFNTPFELARGWARAERDGESWAAGAMRYDENLDFLPFGRLNPAERLDVQQQCLDNPGRWRDNLAQLVAGARHRWILLDAPAGDGVLAQQALRLADCVFVLLNPDANCQVRLHQQALPEGCRFLINHYSSASRLQQDLHQLWLQTLSGLLPVVIHRDEALAEALAVKQPLGEYRPESLAADEVLTLANWCLINLKGEAP from the coding sequence ATGCCGGTGATTGCGCTGCAAGGGGTGCGGGGCGGAATGGGCACGACGTCGGTCACGGCGGCGCTCGCCTGGGCGCTGCGGCAGCTGGGGGAGTCGGTGCTGGCGATCGATTTCTCGCCGGACAACCTGCTGCGTCTGCATTTCAATACGCCATTCGAGCTGGCGCGCGGCTGGGCCCGCGCGGAGCGGGACGGCGAAAGCTGGGCCGCAGGCGCGATGCGCTATGATGAAAACCTCGATTTTTTGCCCTTTGGCCGCCTAAACCCAGCGGAACGGCTGGATGTGCAGCAACAGTGTCTGGATAACCCCGGCCGCTGGCGAGACAACCTGGCGCAGCTGGTTGCCGGCGCGCGGCACCGCTGGATCCTGCTGGACGCGCCCGCCGGAGACGGCGTGCTGGCGCAGCAGGCGCTGCGGCTTGCCGACTGCGTGTTCGTGCTGCTTAACCCCGATGCCAACTGCCAGGTGCGCCTTCATCAACAGGCGCTGCCGGAAGGCTGCCGCTTCCTGATCAATCATTATTCCTCGGCCAGCCGGCTGCAGCAGGATCTGCACCAGTTGTGGCTGCAAACCCTGAGCGGCCTGCTGCCGGTGGTGATCCATCGCGATGAGGCGCTGGCGGAAGCGCTGGCGGTGAAGCAGCCGCTGGGAGAATACCGCCCCGAAAGCCTGGCGGCGGACGAAGTGCTGACGCTGGCCAACTGGTGTCTGATCAACCTGAAGGGCGAGGCGCCATGA
- the bcsA gene encoding UDP-forming cellulose synthase catalytic subunit — translation MSRVLSLLLVPPVRQAVQARYRGYRRQGSSAPTAFFTALLAALGWLFLRFESPAWRRVRAGRAYWFPHLSAERPRPADGVRYLLQGLWLLLFRSGRAPMGRHYFAGWRRLQLRYAHWLQSIPQRLAGAGVEQRSVERLSRLSRGMRRALFVLVSVLAAILALLCISQPFDLSAQLVFVLLLWGIAMVVRRVPGRLPGLMLIVLSLTVSCRYLWWRYTATLNWDDPLSLTCGLLLLAAETYAWVVLVLGYFQTLWPLNRQPVPLPADSANWPTVDLLVPTYNEDLAVVKPTLYAALGIDWPKDKIGIYLLDDGNRPEFRAFAEEIGVKYIARPTHEHAKAGNINHALKQATGEFVAIFDCDHVPTRSFLQLTMGWFFKDKKLAMLQTPHHFFSPDPFERNLGRFRQTPNEGTLFYGLVQDGNDMWDATFFCGSCAILRRSALDEIGGIAVETVTEDAHTSLRLHRRGHTSAYIRIPQAAGLATESLSAHIGQRIRWARGMVQIFRLDNPLLGKGLKLAQRLCYANAMLHFLSGIPRLIFLTAPLAFLLLHAYIIFAPALAIALYVLPHMIHASLTNSRIQGKYRHSFWSEIYETVLAWYIARPTTVALFNPHKGKFNVTAKGGLVEEEHVDWVITRPYMFLVVLNLAGLAFGIWRLGYGPADEVMTVIISLVWVLYNMTILGGAVAVAVEAKQVRQSHRVEIAMPAAVARGDGHLFPCTLRDYSDGGVGIEMRVADALQDGDKVSLLLKRGQQEYSFPCVVTRAFGSKVGVRLVELSTREHIDFIQCTFARADTWALWQDGFPEDKPIESLRDVLALGFRGYVRMADYAPPMVRGLLVGLTSLIAWLASFIPHGVGRDPAFSQKETVG, via the coding sequence ATGAGCCGGGTGCTGAGCCTGCTGCTGGTGCCGCCGGTCCGTCAGGCGGTGCAGGCGCGCTATCGCGGCTATCGCCGCCAGGGCTCGTCGGCGCCGACCGCCTTTTTCACCGCGCTGCTGGCGGCGCTCGGCTGGCTGTTCCTGCGGTTTGAATCCCCGGCCTGGCGGCGCGTGCGCGCCGGCCGCGCCTATTGGTTCCCGCATTTGTCCGCCGAACGGCCGCGACCGGCGGACGGGGTACGCTATTTGCTGCAGGGCCTGTGGCTGCTGCTGTTTCGCAGCGGCCGCGCGCCGATGGGGCGCCATTATTTTGCCGGCTGGCGTCGGCTGCAGCTGCGCTACGCCCACTGGCTGCAAAGCATTCCGCAGCGTTTGGCCGGCGCCGGCGTCGAGCAACGCTCGGTGGAGCGCCTGAGCCGCCTGAGCCGCGGCATGCGGCGCGCGCTGTTTGTCCTGGTGAGCGTGCTGGCGGCGATCCTCGCCCTGCTGTGCATCTCCCAGCCGTTCGACCTGTCGGCGCAATTGGTGTTTGTGCTGCTGCTGTGGGGGATAGCGATGGTGGTGCGGCGCGTGCCGGGGCGCCTGCCGGGCCTGATGCTGATCGTGCTGTCGCTGACCGTCTCCTGCCGCTACCTGTGGTGGCGCTACACCGCCACGCTCAACTGGGATGATCCGCTGAGCCTGACCTGCGGCCTGCTGCTGCTGGCGGCGGAAACCTATGCCTGGGTGGTGCTGGTGCTGGGCTATTTCCAGACCCTCTGGCCGCTCAACCGCCAGCCGGTGCCGCTGCCTGCCGACAGCGCAAACTGGCCGACCGTCGATCTGCTGGTGCCGACCTACAACGAGGATCTGGCGGTGGTGAAACCCACCCTCTATGCGGCGCTGGGCATCGACTGGCCGAAAGACAAGATCGGCATTTACCTGCTCGACGACGGCAATCGCCCGGAGTTTCGGGCGTTTGCCGAAGAGATCGGCGTGAAGTACATCGCCCGGCCGACCCATGAGCACGCCAAGGCCGGCAACATCAACCATGCGTTGAAGCAGGCGACCGGCGAATTCGTGGCGATTTTCGACTGCGACCACGTGCCGACGCGTTCTTTCCTGCAGCTGACCATGGGCTGGTTCTTCAAGGACAAAAAGCTGGCGATGCTGCAGACGCCGCACCATTTCTTCTCGCCTGACCCGTTCGAACGCAACCTCGGGCGATTCCGCCAGACGCCGAACGAAGGCACGCTGTTTTACGGCCTGGTGCAGGACGGCAACGATATGTGGGACGCCACCTTCTTCTGCGGCTCCTGCGCCATTCTGCGCCGCAGCGCGCTGGACGAGATCGGCGGCATCGCGGTGGAAACCGTGACCGAAGACGCCCATACCTCGCTGCGCCTGCACCGGCGCGGGCACACCTCGGCCTATATCCGCATTCCGCAAGCCGCCGGGCTGGCCACCGAGAGCCTGTCGGCGCACATCGGCCAGCGCATTCGCTGGGCGCGCGGCATGGTGCAGATCTTCCGGCTGGACAACCCGCTGCTGGGCAAGGGGCTGAAGCTGGCGCAGCGCCTGTGTTACGCCAACGCCATGCTGCATTTCCTGTCGGGCATTCCGCGCTTGATCTTCCTGACGGCGCCGCTGGCGTTTCTGTTGCTGCACGCCTACATCATCTTTGCGCCGGCGCTGGCGATCGCGCTCTACGTGCTGCCGCACATGATCCACGCCAGCCTGACCAACTCGCGCATCCAGGGCAAATACCGCCACTCGTTCTGGAGTGAAATCTACGAAACGGTGCTGGCGTGGTATATCGCCCGCCCGACCACGGTGGCGCTGTTCAACCCGCACAAGGGCAAGTTCAACGTCACCGCCAAAGGCGGACTGGTGGAGGAGGAGCACGTCGACTGGGTGATCACCCGGCCCTACATGTTCCTGGTGGTGCTGAACCTGGCCGGGCTGGCGTTCGGCATCTGGCGGCTGGGCTATGGCCCGGCCGATGAAGTGATGACGGTGATCATCAGCCTGGTGTGGGTGCTGTATAACATGACCATTCTCGGCGGCGCGGTGGCGGTGGCGGTCGAAGCCAAGCAGGTGCGGCAGTCGCACCGCGTGGAGATCGCCATGCCGGCCGCGGTGGCGCGCGGCGACGGGCACCTGTTCCCCTGTACGCTGCGCGATTACTCCGATGGCGGCGTGGGGATCGAGATGCGGGTGGCGGACGCCCTGCAAGACGGCGACAAGGTTTCGCTGCTGCTCAAGCGCGGCCAGCAGGAATACAGCTTCCCGTGCGTGGTGACGCGCGCCTTCGGCAGCAAGGTGGGGGTGCGCCTGGTCGAGCTGTCCACCCGCGAACACATTGATTTTATTCAGTGCACCTTTGCCCGCGCCGATACCTGGGCGCTGTGGCAGGACGGGTTCCCTGAGGACAAGCCGATCGAAAGCCTGCGCGACGTGCTGGCGCTGGGTTTCCGGGGGTATGTGCGTATGGCGGATTACGCCCCGCCGATGGTGCGTGGTCTGCTGGTCGGCTTGACGTCGCTGATCGCCTGGCTGGCGTCATTTATTCCGCATGGCGTCGGTCGCGATCCGGCATTCTCTCAAAAAGAGACAGTGGGTTAG